One region of Malania oleifera isolate guangnan ecotype guangnan chromosome 6, ASM2987363v1, whole genome shotgun sequence genomic DNA includes:
- the LOC131157884 gene encoding protein RGF1 INDUCIBLE TRANSCRIPTION FACTOR 1, with the protein MGIVKPAWLEALYTQKFFVGCAVHDSAKKNEKNICCLDCCTSICPHCLPSHRSHRLVQVRRYVYHDVVRLEDLEKLIDCSNVQAYTINGAKVVFIKKRPQNRQFKGSGNYCTSCDRSLQEPYIHCSLGCKVDYVLKYKRDLSPYLRACNSLQLSPDFLVPQEMGDEEAGDRSTIVDCDEQMSSSSGSSGTSSAENMSMACTEMVRRKKTSGMYECRRSASKVSEEDNMASSMIMSRRKGIPHRSPLC; encoded by the exons ATG GGAATTGTGAAGCCAGCATGGTTGGAAGCCCTCTACACACAGAAGTTCTTTGTGGGGTGTGCAGTTCATGACAGTGCAAAGAAGAATGAGAAGAACATCTGCTGCTTGGATTGTTGCACCAGCATTTGCCCCCACTGCCTCCCTTCCCATCGCTCCCATCGTCTCGTCCAGGTTCGCCGTTACGTCTACCACGACGTTGTTCGACTCGAAGACCTGGAGAAGCTCATAGACTGCTCTAACGTTCAG GCTTATACCATAAATGGTGCGAAAGTGGTGTTTATCAAGAAGAGACCTCAGAATAGGCAGTTCAAAGGCTCTGGAAACTACTGTACTTCATGTGACAGAAGCCTACAAGAACCTTATATCCACTGCTCTCTAGGCTGCAAG GTGGACTATGTGCTGAAATACAAAAGGGACCTATCTCCTTACTTGAGAGCATGCAACTCTTTGCAACTGAGTCCAGACTTTTTAGTCCCTCAAGAAATGGGGGACGAAGAGGCTGGGGATCGGTCAACGATCGTGGACTGCGACGAGCAAATGAGCTCGTCATCGGGGTCATCGGGGACGTCGTCGGCGGAGAACATGAGCATGGCATGCACGGAGATGGTCCGGAGGAAGAAGACAAGTGGGATGTATGAGTGCAGAAGATCAGCTAGTAAGGTTTCAGAAGAGGACAATATGGCTTCGAGCATGATCATGAGTAGGAGAAAAGGCATTCCTCATAGGTCTCCTCTCTGTTAA